GGTGCAGACGATGCCGGAGGTGTGGCGCACGATGAAGGCGAGCTTTTCCGGGGTGGCGTGAACCGCCGCGACGATGAGGTCGCCCTCATTCTCGCGGTCGTCATCATCCGTCACCACCAGCATCTCGCCGCGCGCGAACGCCTCGATTGCCGCCTGAACGCGGGCCTGCAGATTGTCGCTCATCATTGCCATCTCGACGCTATCGATCCCGAGAAAGTCGTTGGGGGTGACCGCGCCGCCGGTGATGGCGGCGATCCGGCTTCCCACGTCACGGGAGACCCAGGCTTGCTGGTCGTTGCACAGGGCGGTGATGCTGGCCGGCGACAGGCCGACGCTGCGCGCGAAGGCGCTACGCGTCGTTCCTGTCATGGCGAGCCAATCCGCAAGCTTCATGCAGCAAGCATAGGCGCGGCGAAATTCACTGGCAATGAAAAAGCGAGCCCCTTTCAGTCATACTGAAGGGTTGCCGTCGCCTCAGCGCGGAAAGGGCCATACAGGCGGCGTGCCGACCTGGGCGCGGGCGCGCAACAGGTGGTCGGCCAGCACGCAGGCGACCATCGCCTCGCCCACCGGCACGGCGCGAATGCCGACGCAGGGGTCGTGCCGGCCCTTGGTCACGATATCGGCGTCGTCGCCGTATCGTGTTACCGTCTTGCGCGGCGTGAGGATGGACGAGGTCGGCTTCACCGCGAAGCGCACCACCACCGGCTGGCCGGTCGAGATGCCGCCGAGAATGCCGCCGGCATGGTTGGCGAGGAAGACCGGCCTGCCGTCATTGCCCATGCGCATCTCGTCGGCATTGTCCTCGCCGGTGAGGGTGGCGCTCGCGAAGCCCTCGCCGATCTCGACGCCCTTCACCGCGTTGATGCTCATCAGCGCCCCCGCCAGATCCGCGTCCAGCTTGCCATAGAGCGGCGCGCCGAGGCCGGGCGGCACGCCTTCGGCGATCACCTCGATGACGGCGCCGACCGAGGAGCCGCTTTTGCGGATGCCGTCGAGATAGGTCTCCATCCGCGCGGCAGCCTGCGCATCCGGGCAGAAGAACGGGTTGCGGCCGATCTCGGCGCTGTCCCAATTGGCGCGGTCGATGGTGATCTCGCCCATCTGCACCAGCGCGCCAGTGACGGTGACGCCCTCCAGCACCTTGGCGGCCAGCGCGCCGGCGGCGACGCGCACGGCGGTCTCGCGGGCGGAGGAGCGCCCGCCGCCGCGATGGTCGCGCAGACCGTATTTCACGTCATAGGCATAGTCGGCATGGCCGGGCCGGTAGCTCTCGGCGATCTGCGCATAGTCCTTGGAGCGCTGGTCGACATTCTCGATCAGCAGGGCGATGGGCGTGCCGGTGGTAATATGAGACCCGTCTTCCTGCGGCAGCGTGCCGGAGAGCACCTTCACCTCGTCCGGCTCGCGGCGCTGGGTGGTGAAGCGCGACTGGCCGGGACGGCGCTTGTCCAGCGCTTCCTGGATTTCCTCCAGCCGGAAGCGGATGCCGGGCGGGCAGCCATCCACCACCCCGCCGATCGCCGGCCCGTGGCTTTCGCCGAAGGTGGTGACACGAAACAGCTGGCCGAAGGTGTTGAACGACATGGACGGGGCCCGGACTGGGAGGGGGTGAGGGCTTCTAGGCCCAGCGCGCGCGGGCGTCAAACCGCGTCATCCGCACGGCCGGGCACGGGAAATTCGGGCGGCGCCATGGTCAAGGCGGCGGCGCTGCCCCATAATAGGCGCACAGTTCACCCTCACGGACCCAATGCCTCTCTTTGAAATCGCCGTCGTTGTCCTGCTTGTGCTGATCAACGGCGTCCTCGCCATGGCCGAGCTCTCAGTGGTCTCGGCCCGTCCCGCCCGTTTGCGGGCCATGGCGGATAAAGGCTCGCGCGGTGCCCGCATCGCGCTGTCCCTCGCCGCCGATCCCGGCCGCTTCCTCTCCACCGTCCAGATCGGCATCACGCTGATCGGCATCCTCGCCGGCGCCTTCTCCGGCGCCACGCTGGGCGGCCGGCTCGGCGAATGGCTGCGCGAGCTCGGCCTGTCGCCCGGTCTCGCCGATGGCCTCGGCTATTCGCTGGTGGTGGCCGCCATCACCTATATCTCGCTGATCCTCGGCGAGCTGATCCCCAAGCGCCTCGCCTTGCAGAGCCCGGAGAAGCTGGCGACCCTCGTCGCCCCCGGTATGATGTTACTGTCGCGCGTCGCCGCGCCGGCGGTGTGGCTGCTCGATATCTCCTCACGCGCCGTGTTGCGGCTGTTGGGCGAACAGAGCAAGGGCGAGGACGGTAACGTCACCGACGAGGAAATCCGCGCCATCGTCGCCGAGGCGGAGAGCGCCGGCGTGATCGACCCGGATGAGCGCCGGATGATCGCGGGCGTCATGCGCCTCGCCGATCGCCCGGTCCGCGCGGTGATGACGCCTCGCACCGAGGTCGACTGGATCGACCTGACGGACGACCCGGAGGCGGTGCGCCAGACCATTCGCGAGACCCGCCACACCCGCATGCCCGCCTGCGAGGGCACGCCGGAAGAGCCCACCGGCGTCATCGACATTCGCGACCTGCTGGAAGCCTATCTGAACGGCGAAACCCCGGACCCGCGCCATTATGTGAAGCCGGGGGCGGTGCTGGTGGAGACCGCCGGCGCGCTCGACGCGATGAAGTTGCTGCGCCACGCGGAATCCCCGCTGGCGCTGGTAGTCGACGAATATGGTTCGATGGTCGGCGTGCTGACCCCGGCGGACCTGCTCGACACCATCGCCGGCTCGGTTGTGTTCGATGAGGGCGGGCAGGTGAAGCCCGACGTGGTCGAGCGCGCCGATGGCAGCTATCTGGTGGCGGGATCGACGCCGGTGGACGAGCTGGCGGAGGTGCTGGGCATCCGGCTGCCGCAGGAGGCCGGCTTTCATACGGCGGCGGGCTTCGTGCTGCACGAGCTCAAGAGGCTGCCGCAGGAAGGCGCCGTGTTCGAGACGCTGGGCTGGCGCTTCGAGGTGGTGGATATGGACGGGCGGCGGGTGGACAAGATCCTTGTCGGCCGTGCCGTGGTGCCGCGCCGGCGGGCGCCGGTGATGGGCTGACGCCTCAGCGCGCCGCCCGGTCGATGGTTATCGTGGCGGCGGCATTCGCCTCCCCGCCATAGCGGGCGCTGAGCCCGGCCACCACCGTGACGATGGCGATGGCGAGTGCGGCGGCGATCAGCCCGTATTCCAGGCCGGTGCTGTGCCCGCGGCGGGCAACCGCAGCGCGCCGCCGCATGTCGCGACCGATCAGCTCCCTGTCAACCAGCTCTCTCATGGGCCTACTCTGCTTGCGCTGTCTTTGCCGATATCTGTCTTCGGACAGATTTTGTTGTGGGCTTAGCCTGCGCCGCAGATGTTGACCGCGCGTTAAATCGCTCGCTCCATGCCGTTTGGCGGGGCGGTTACTGCCTCCGTGGTTAATGCTTTGCAGCCGTTTCGTTGAGGATTCGATGCAACGCGCCCCGCTCGCTGCGCGTCAGCTATGTCGGGTCAGCTGCGCGGTTTGGCGCGGCGCGTCGGCTCGGCATTGGCCGGGTCGTCCGGCCAGGGATGGCGGGGGTAGCGCCCGCGCATGTCGGCGCGCACGTCACGCCAGGAGCCGGCCCAGAAGGCCGGCAGGTCGCGCGTGAGCTGGATCGGCCGGTGCGCCGGTGAGAGCAGCGCCAGCGTCAGCGGCACGCGGCCCTGCGCGAGGCTCGGATGGGTCTTGAGGCCAAAAAGTTCCTGCACCCGCAC
Above is a window of Ancylobacter sp. WKF20 DNA encoding:
- the aroC gene encoding chorismate synthase, translated to MSFNTFGQLFRVTTFGESHGPAIGGVVDGCPPGIRFRLEEIQEALDKRRPGQSRFTTQRREPDEVKVLSGTLPQEDGSHITTGTPIALLIENVDQRSKDYAQIAESYRPGHADYAYDVKYGLRDHRGGGRSSARETAVRVAAGALAAKVLEGVTVTGALVQMGEITIDRANWDSAEIGRNPFFCPDAQAAARMETYLDGIRKSGSSVGAVIEVIAEGVPPGLGAPLYGKLDADLAGALMSINAVKGVEIGEGFASATLTGEDNADEMRMGNDGRPVFLANHAGGILGGISTGQPVVVRFAVKPTSSILTPRKTVTRYGDDADIVTKGRHDPCVGIRAVPVGEAMVACVLADHLLRARAQVGTPPVWPFPR
- a CDS encoding hemolysin family protein, whose amino-acid sequence is MPLFEIAVVVLLVLINGVLAMAELSVVSARPARLRAMADKGSRGARIALSLAADPGRFLSTVQIGITLIGILAGAFSGATLGGRLGEWLRELGLSPGLADGLGYSLVVAAITYISLILGELIPKRLALQSPEKLATLVAPGMMLLSRVAAPAVWLLDISSRAVLRLLGEQSKGEDGNVTDEEIRAIVAEAESAGVIDPDERRMIAGVMRLADRPVRAVMTPRTEVDWIDLTDDPEAVRQTIRETRHTRMPACEGTPEEPTGVIDIRDLLEAYLNGETPDPRHYVKPGAVLVETAGALDAMKLLRHAESPLALVVDEYGSMVGVLTPADLLDTIAGSVVFDEGGQVKPDVVERADGSYLVAGSTPVDELAEVLGIRLPQEAGFHTAAGFVLHELKRLPQEGAVFETLGWRFEVVDMDGRRVDKILVGRAVVPRRRAPVMG